In a genomic window of Brucella anthropi ATCC 49188:
- a CDS encoding aldo/keto reductase — MTVPTVKLNDGNHIPQLGYGVWQVGNDEAVAAVSEALKAGYRHIDTAAIYGNEEGVGKAIKSSGIERGDIYLTTKLWNGEQGYESTLKAFEASLKKLGTDYVDLYLIHWPMPSKDLFMETWRAFLKLREEGRAKSIGVSNFRTADLERIITESGVTPVLNQIELHPQFQQDELRLFHSKHDIATEAWSPLGQGKILEDATLKAIAEKHGKSVAQIILRWHIETGNIVIPKSVTPARIKENFDIFDFRLNGTDHDAITKLDKADGRIGPNPSTFSAG; from the coding sequence ATGACCGTACCGACGGTTAAACTGAACGACGGCAATCACATTCCGCAGCTCGGTTACGGTGTCTGGCAAGTAGGTAATGACGAAGCAGTGGCCGCTGTCAGCGAAGCGTTGAAAGCAGGATATCGTCACATCGACACTGCTGCCATTTACGGCAATGAAGAAGGCGTCGGCAAGGCGATCAAGAGTTCCGGAATCGAGCGCGGCGACATTTACCTCACCACGAAACTGTGGAACGGTGAACAAGGCTATGAATCGACGCTGAAAGCATTCGAAGCCAGCTTGAAAAAGCTTGGCACGGATTATGTGGATCTCTATCTCATCCACTGGCCGATGCCATCGAAAGATCTTTTCATGGAAACATGGCGCGCTTTTCTCAAATTGAGAGAAGAGGGTCGAGCCAAATCCATTGGTGTATCCAACTTCCGTACAGCCGATCTCGAACGCATCATCACGGAAAGCGGCGTAACGCCGGTTCTCAATCAGATTGAGCTGCACCCACAGTTCCAGCAGGACGAGTTGCGTCTGTTCCACAGCAAACACGACATCGCGACGGAAGCGTGGAGCCCACTTGGTCAGGGTAAAATTCTGGAGGATGCCACGCTGAAGGCCATCGCGGAAAAGCATGGCAAGTCGGTCGCACAAATCATCCTGCGCTGGCACATCGAAACGGGCAATATCGTCATTCCCAAGTCCGTTACGCCCGCCCGTATCAAAGAAAATTTCGATATTTTCGATTTCCGTCTCAACGGAACCGATCACGATGCGATTACGAAACTGGACAAGGCAGACGGCCGGATCGGCCCGAATCCGAGTACCTTTTCGGCTGGCTGA
- a CDS encoding L,D-transpeptidase encodes MKPRHLLLIGSLAAIAVSIVSTGMAFANDRYATLPPVRVSPDLSAPWVAQLHGQPARIKAVPQSLQPAPRVAARQKQKAKSSYRQVSYQRPAANPATTVRKHQIDPAYLPQTVSYSGNEKPGTIVIDTGKRFLYLVQSGGKAMRYGVGVGKQGFSWKGSQRISRKAEWPTWTPPKEMIARERKKGRILPARMEGGINNPLGARALYLGSTLYRIHGTNQPWTIGKAMSSGCIRMRNEDVTDLYERVPVGAKVVVR; translated from the coding sequence ATGAAACCACGGCATCTTCTTTTAATCGGGTCGCTTGCGGCGATTGCCGTTTCCATCGTCAGCACGGGCATGGCCTTTGCCAACGACCGCTATGCAACGCTGCCGCCGGTACGTGTGAGTCCTGATCTTTCCGCGCCATGGGTAGCTCAATTGCATGGACAGCCTGCCCGCATAAAGGCCGTACCGCAATCTTTGCAGCCAGCGCCACGTGTTGCCGCCAGACAGAAGCAGAAAGCCAAATCCAGCTATCGTCAGGTTTCGTATCAACGCCCGGCTGCGAATCCGGCAACCACAGTACGAAAGCACCAGATCGATCCCGCTTACCTGCCGCAGACGGTTTCCTATTCCGGCAACGAAAAACCGGGCACAATCGTCATCGATACAGGCAAGCGCTTCCTTTATCTCGTTCAATCCGGCGGTAAAGCGATGCGATATGGCGTCGGCGTCGGGAAACAAGGTTTCAGCTGGAAGGGTTCGCAGCGCATCAGCCGCAAGGCTGAATGGCCAACCTGGACACCGCCGAAGGAAATGATCGCCCGCGAGCGCAAGAAGGGGCGTATCCTCCCGGCGCGTATGGAAGGGGGGATAAATAACCCGCTTGGCGCGCGCGCGCTTTATCTCGGTTCAACACTCTATCGTATCCACGGGACTAACCAGCCTTGGACTATCGGCAAGGCAATGTCGTCCGGCTGCATTCGCATGCGCAATGAAGACGTCACCGATCTTTATGAACGTGTCCCGGTCGGCGCAAAGGTGGTTGTCCGCTAA